A window of Deltaproteobacteria bacterium genomic DNA:
GGACGGGTTCCTGCCCGCGGCTTTTGCGGCACGCTTTGGCACGGATGTGTACGCCGCATTTTCGCAGATACCGACGCTGATTGCCGATGGATTACTGATCGAGGAGGTTGGCCGGGTCAAGCTGAGTGAGCGAGGGCTGCTATTGGCGGACTCGATATTTGCGGAGTTTTTTTAAGATCAGAACCGGTGCGTTCGCAGTGTAAAAAACCCCCGAGCCTTCCCTTGCCGCCCTAGGGTTGTCAGTGATAAGACATTTCCAATGAAGGAAAGAAGCGTTGCAAGCGTCGACTTTCTGAAGCAGTAACTTGTGCAAAGGAGGACTCTCTATGAGCGCTGAAAATGAAAAACTCGTGACGGATTTTTGTCGTGCCTGGTCGCGGCTGAACACGGATGAAGTGCTTTCATATATGACCGAAGATTGTTTCTATCACAACATTCCGATGGAACCGATGGTGGGGAAAGCTGCTATTCGCAAATTCATCGAGCCGTTTCTAAAAGGTGCCCAGGAAGCGCAGTTTGAAATCAAACACACGACCTCCGCTGGTAATGTGGTGATGAATGAGCGGGTCGACCGTTTCGTCATGGGCCCCAAAAAAGTCGAGCTACCTGTTGCTGGCGTGTTTGAGATTAAGAATGGTAAGATTGCTGCATGGCGTGACTACTTTGACCTGGGTGCTTTCACTAAACAAATGGGTTGATGAGTCGATGCTCTGTGGGAGAGTGTCGATCGCAGTTACAGCACTGAACTGACGCTAACGTTACGTACTGGAAAGGTTAACTATGGAGAAGCAGCTAGTTCCTGGCCTTGAAGGCGTGCCGATTATGGAGTCACAGGTTGGCTTCATTGACGGCCAAAAGGGGATCCTGGAGTATCGGGGAATTCCGATCGAGACGCTCGCTGAAAAAAGTACCTACGAAGAAGTCGCCTACCTATTGCTATGGGGCAAACTTCCGAATCGCGACGAGCTCGCGAAGTTCGATCACGATCTGCGCACGCATCGGCGCATCAAGTATAAGCTGACCGATCTCATCAAATGCCTGCCTGAGAATGGGCATCCGATGGATGCGTTACAGGCGGCTATTTCTGCGCTTGGGATGTTCTATCCTGCCAAGATTGATGCAGCCGAAGCCCCTCCGGGAACGGATGTTCTCAGTCAAGAGAAACACTACTGGTCAATCATTCGTCTGATTGCCAAAATGCCGACGATTGTTGCTGCCTTTGAGCGCATGCGCCATGGGGATGAGCCAGTCCGCCCGCGCGATGATCTATCGCATGCAGCAAACTTCCTGTGGATGTTGACCGAGCAAGATCCTGATCCGTTGGATGTGCATATCCTTGATGTCTGCTTGATCCTCCATGCCGAACACACGATGAACGCGTCAACATTTAGTGGACTCGTCGTTGGTTCGACACTGGCCGATCCGTACACGATGGTTGCCTCGGCGATTGGCGCGCTCACTGGTCCATTGCATGGTGGCGCCAACGAGCAAGCGCTCAAGATGTTTCGTGAGATCAAGACGGTCGAAAATGTCCGCCCCTTTATCAAAGGCAAACTTGAACGCAAAGAAAAAATCATGGGCGTCGGCCATCGGGTCTACAAAGTCAAAGACCCACGCGCATTCGCATTGCAAGGCCTCGCGCAGCACCTGTTCAAAGTGAAAGGTGAACATCCGCTCTACAAAGTCGCGCAAGAAGTCGAGCAAGCGATTAACGATCACGTTGGCGCCAAAGGTATTGCCTCGAACGTCGATTTCTACTCAGGCGTGGTCTACGACAAGCTCGGCATTCACATTGATCAGTTCACGCCGATCTTTGCGATTGCACGTGTCGCCGGTTGGTTAGCCCACTGGGCTGAGCAGTTGCGTAACAACCGCATCTTCCGGCCAGATCAGATCTACACTGGCACCCACGATCAACCCTACGCGGCGATTGATCAGCGGAAATAAGAACACTCGCAAAAC
This region includes:
- a CDS encoding citrate synthase; protein product: MEKQLVPGLEGVPIMESQVGFIDGQKGILEYRGIPIETLAEKSTYEEVAYLLLWGKLPNRDELAKFDHDLRTHRRIKYKLTDLIKCLPENGHPMDALQAAISALGMFYPAKIDAAEAPPGTDVLSQEKHYWSIIRLIAKMPTIVAAFERMRHGDEPVRPRDDLSHAANFLWMLTEQDPDPLDVHILDVCLILHAEHTMNASTFSGLVVGSTLADPYTMVASAIGALTGPLHGGANEQALKMFREIKTVENVRPFIKGKLERKEKIMGVGHRVYKVKDPRAFALQGLAQHLFKVKGEHPLYKVAQEVEQAINDHVGAKGIASNVDFYSGVVYDKLGIHIDQFTPIFAIARVAGWLAHWAEQLRNNRIFRPDQIYTGTHDQPYAAIDQRK
- a CDS encoding limonene-1,2-epoxide hydrolase, coding for MSAENEKLVTDFCRAWSRLNTDEVLSYMTEDCFYHNIPMEPMVGKAAIRKFIEPFLKGAQEAQFEIKHTTSAGNVVMNERVDRFVMGPKKVELPVAGVFEIKNGKIAAWRDYFDLGAFTKQMG